GCATGTAATGTATAATACTTAATGTTGTGTGAATATGAATGCTGTCAATCGTGATACAGAAATAGACTCCAAGATCGTCCAGGTCTCGACACAACTGTAATGGTCGCATTTAGAATGtcattgataaaaatgaattctgaaaataaaatcgaCGAAGTGCCTATTACACAAGCAGTAGGGCCCGTTATCTGATCCCAGATACTCCTCTCTGATCCTTCGTGCCGTAGAGTTCGGGATTCGTCGCTAAAAGGTTGGCACCGCCGATTGACCCCCCACTTCAGGAGATGATAATCTTTTGACATTGAGACACGGCACTCGCCATTTGGAATTGACTCGTTTAGACTTTTATCAAAGtgacacatgtacatacaacaaACCCTTAGTATCTTCACCCCTCCGATATTTGATAACCATCAAGAGTTTACTTCGagtcttgcttttttaaaaccGGAAAACGGACGGCTGTGCTAATTTGAAAACAACACTTAGACGAGAGGGATTGACTGTTTGTCGAGATCCATTCATTATTGCAAGTTAGAAATATATACAAGGAAATTCTGTAAATTGTTTCCAAgataaactgtttatatcacACGCTGTGTCTGTTGTGGTACAAACTCTTTACACTGTAAACAAATTAACCCCGAAAGGATTAGGACTTTAATCAACACTTACTAATCCATTACCGTTTCTACTTGTAAATTATACGCTCACTTTATTAAATACCAGCCTGTCTGCAGATTAACTTTCATCCCGCGGTCTTCAAAtggtttatatttatttgagtTTTTGACCAGAAGGGAAATGCAGAGCAGTTTCGATCCCGCTAAGTctggaaagagaaaaaaaaatgttccgtatcatgacgtttttgaaactttttcaCTCTTCTggatttttgattattttccaTCTTATCTCTCGCATTGTATAAAAGCCTTTTAGTGAAGCATGGAACCAATCCGGTCCGAGATAAACTAGAGGGGGCGTGGTGAACGTCACATGCAGAAAATAAATATCCAATACACAATGTGCTCTTAAAATATTGTGGGACATTATGTTATGATTTCAGCAGACTTTTTGTGAAACTACCACCAAGGTCAGACAATTTTCGGGAAAATATAAAATTCCAAAGATGCAAGGACACCATAACACACCTTTTACGATTGAGAATATTCTAAACGGACGAGTGTTTAAAAAGAGCGAAAACGGGAAAATTAAAAGTGAGGAAACTTATCCGGATGACGAGGTGAGACCAGGGACTGGACCGGGGGGTCCTGAGACTGATGAGGTGGACGTGGAGGGGTCAGACTCTGAATCGGAAGTGTCCTGTACCCCGGGGTCACTCACATTGTCAGACATAGATACTGACCGGGTACCCAGAGAAACAGAATCTGGTCATGATGAACAACTGATGAGTAAGTTTCgaaaataaatggaataaaaatagtttttttatataatttaattatgtaaatttttaaaaaaaaatcctaatgtttgtttactttgttgaccTTTTAAGCAGGCTAAGTGGCTAACAGATCTACCATCAAATTTTAGaggtgattttttaaaaccatatctattatttagtaaagaaaaattcaaacattttagcCTTAACGTtacaatttgaatttatttctatttttttttgcaccCAGCCCGCTTAATTCCATcatattctatattttaaatgaaataggaACTTCATTAATATGTTTTCTATTGGTGTAAAAATGATCATATCAAATTAAggttaatacttttttttcatcagattGTGATAAAAAAGAACAAGACAGTTCACTCGTGAAACAAGTTATACCATGCAAGCCCCGGAAGAAACGGTCCAGAGCAGCTTTCTCACATGCGCAAGTTTTCGAGTTGGAGCGCCGCTTCCGGCACCAGCGCTATTTGTCCGGACCAGAAAGGGCCGATCTGGCCAATGCCCTGAAACTGACAGAAACACAGATAAAAATCTGGTTCCAAAACAGACGTTACAAAACAAAGCGGAGACAAATTCAAGAACAGTCGTGTTTAAACGCTGCCAAAAAGGCGGATGTGACTTTACTAATAAAGGACGGGAAACGGGTCCATGCTTCTCCGGATGCTCAGCAGAGATCTTTGatgtttccgtcacttccgctgGGAGGTCCGCTAGATTATCGTTATTTTTACTTTGTGCAATAATTTTACTCAAGTTAACTTTTCGTTGGATGCTTATTCTGTGAATGTAGACTATATTCACGTACGGATGTCCGAACTGTGAGAAGTGACATTTGCATTCTTGGCAATTAgctttcaaaaaaattcaatgtgtATTGGAATTTTTGTTCAACGTTGGTAGCTTCTCATTTCTCACAATAAAGTACTGTCTGGGTCTTTGAATGCGGTTCCGGAAATGAAACACGTATTTCATTGAGGCTCAGAAAAGACTTCTTAATTCCGTAATAAGTTAAGTGAAGTCTCGGAAATTAAATTAGAGCCACACGAAATGTCCGTACATTGTTATACTTTGTTACCTTTATGATTCTCGATAAAAATGAAAACCCTGAATTAATTTACGAGAACATTTGGAGAATgcataagaaaaaaatacacaggATTTGCAAACCTGTTAAGAAATCAGAAGAAGAAAAAAGCCGATATGGATTTAATCAAGAGTCCATGGCGATTTTATTCATTCTATACTTGCCatgcctatatatatatatatatatatatatatatatatatatatatatatatatatatatatatatatatatatatatatatatatatatatccatctCGGGGACACGTGATCTGTGCCTGTTAAGGTGTGTCTCCAtcgataaatataattataaatgagAAAGACAAatagtatttcttttttattgcgTTATCTTATTCATTCATTAAGCCTTTAGTTTGCAAAAAATGCGTATGGTATGAAAAATTACGTATATAGATTGCAAATTATGAGAATTGATAGATTTATGTCCTTGTCTGTaataaagaaaatggaaaaCCTGCAAGATGCATACTTATGTTTTCCTCACCTTGTCTTTATAATAGCAATATTTCATTTCCTCGCCAGATGTTTTTAAGCTTGTCTGGGGCTTTTTTCTCTTCCCCTTTGAAGAGTCAAGTGTAGGGTTTTTATTGATGAACAAGGGATGAATAGCAAATTAAATGTAACTgtagttacaattttttaaaaataaaactattcaTTTTGTGTAGTTacagatttttgaaaataagactatTCATTTTTTAAGGCATAGATTAAAATAACAAACGGAACAGAATCgtcacaaaataaatatttttgttatggaaaaaatatatatgttgtaatttttggaaaaataattttaaatcaactcATCAACCATGCATATTaattaaatagaaaattattattatttagtaTTAAAGCCCTAATATACGGTAAATAAGTCTGTGTTGATTTTAACCCACGGTCCTTTTATGATTTTCCTTTTATTGCGAAGATGAAAAAggaatttattataattaaaccCTTACAAGAGAGAAAAGAACTGCTTTTTAAATGTCTATCATCTAGTAGAGTACCAAATCTCTTTCTTAAAAATGTGGTCAACTcactttcattttgttaaattctaaaattttggatcttttaaatcttaattttttactATCAAATCTTGTACAATATCAGTTGAGAATATGTTTGTGTTGTTTCCTTTTGAGTCTGAAATCtgatgtttcaaaaatgttttagaacaACTCTTTTGTTTATCcaacttaatttaattttacaaaataaaataaaatcaccgatttaattttttaatagaaataccATACATGTATGGATTATTGTTATACCGTACAAGATGTTGAATAATACAAGCGATATATACTAAAACTCCAGTTTATCTATTCACCTTACCAGTTGAACAAGTAGAAACCAAAAAATGAGCGAGTAGTACTTTTATCTTGAAGGTACCCAGCCATGAAAGAATCATGAGAATGCTGCAACATGCTAACATATTTGCTTATCTCAATGAAGTTTGTTAAACAAAGAGCAATATGAAGTCTGATATAAAACTCCTTCAGATAAGGGTATCCAAAGTCATTTTGTCAGCGACAACAAGAGCTCTATTTTCTCCGTAACGTCACAGTCATGCCTTCCAGTTCCCAGCAGTTATCACCTATTAATTATTGATGTTAAACATATTGGCCACAAAGTGGCTCTTCGAAAAGGCACAGCTTGATTGATGGCATGTCGTAAAAATACTTGCATCCGTAAAGGAGGGTCATTATTGTAAAGTATGATGAAACAGGTTCGAGCTCGCatgaatatttctaaaattttcgTTTCCTAGAAACTTCCCTTGTCGCTAATATCATTTACCAGCATGAGTCTCTTGCCAAATGCATCATTTGAGCAGGAGGGTAAACAAAGTTTGGTAAAATTACAGGTGATATTAGAAACACATACTTTTAGGTGTCATTCAGTACTTAAACAGGaaagtgcatttttttttctagctaTATTATTACTCAGAATCAGTTTCGACTTTTGATGCCAACACGTACCTAATTATTTGTGTCTTCCCGTCTGCTTTTCTCACCATCTACAATTGTGTATTTAGAACAGCATTTGATCACTTTAGATGTGTAGTTCCAAGCGTTTCAGGTGGCCCAAAACACCCAACTCGTATATTGGGAAAATATCTCTTATGAAACATGATTCACAATACCTACAAAGTATTGTTTATCATTAATTATCTTGActgttatagataagtttaacTTGATAAAGtctaaacttttaatgtaacaatgttatatgatatttttttcagataaacCGAAAAAAGGTGTTTTCGTTGCAAGCATtctaatattttattaacaGAAATCTTCTTAGATCTGAGTGTTattatttgttaatattttttttaataaaagatgcGACAAAAAACATGATacttatataagaaaaatgtcaaacttaaaaaaaaaaaaaatttcatttcttttttggtGTAGCATTGACTTTGGACAGTGATTTCTTATTCATGCTAGTTACTAAGTGCACAGGAGTGTATTCTAAAAGTCCTCAATTAAGTTCTGATATCACTGTCTGTATGATACTGTAGGCCGAAAATCtaacagtacatgtaagtatttatagataaaattaGGTCTCGATCCTTAAATCTGACCCCTCTATGACCcacatatgatatgatattaaagatattaaagcATTAGTCGAAGAATCCCTCtgtttatatgaatttatacatttatcaaagtttttttttaaaaattgtgataTCTGGGGAAAAACCCCATTTAGCTTTGATAACcgtaatatttttctttcacatTTTTCTGTAATTTCTCTGTtaaagctcacctgagctgaaagttcaagtgagcttttctgatcactttttgtccggcgtccgtctttctgtctgtccgtctgtaaacttttaacatttttgacttcttctctagaaccactgggccaatttcaaccaaacttggctcATAGCATTATCAAACAAAGGGGATTCGCGTTTGCTAAAACTTAAAACGAGGACAACGTCTTTTTTTtaagggagataattaaaaattattcaaaattggttggtattatttcaaaaatcttcttcttaaaaaccaattgaccagaaaagctgtaacttgtgtggaagcattctcaggtagtgtagattcaaatttgttcaatacATGATCCCCGGGAGTAGGGTAGGTCTACAATGgggtcgatttttttttttacataggaatacatagagataatattttttaaatcttcctctcaaaaaccACATAaaaacagatacatgtaatgttacttgtgtggaagcatactcagatATGTAAATTCAGCTTTGatcaaatcatgacccctagggtaggatggggccacaataggggggggTCTTATTTTTACAGAGgaatttatagataaaaacatttaaaatcttCCTCCCAAAAGCCATGCCGTCCGGTCATAAAAGCTGTACCTTGTGTGGAAACACCCTCAGATaggattcaattttgttcaaatcatgatcaaCAGGGGTAAAGTGGGGACACAATGAGAGGGTCAATTTTGTTATGACTTATGTGATTATGTGCCATTACTTACGTAAACTATAGAGCAGGTCGTTCTATGGActttaataacaataaaataagagaaaatgaGTATTGAAATATCActcaaatatattacatgtatgtgatatctaaaaaatatatacacaatttcttaaatatttttccactaCAAATTCAATTCAGCAGAGAAAATTATAGTTTTGGTAGGCTGGTACATCAATAACCTTTCGCATTTATGACTTGGATATTCATCAAAATACAAATGTCGGTTTTGCAAaacgtatgtacatgtatatatagccCATCTTAGTAATGTTGGACCCCTTAAAATACCTCgtataataaaatacttttccCAATACCTTATgatcaattttacaaattatgAATTCCATTTTTCGCTCAAGATTTTTATAGTGttctatttaaaatcaaacgCCCATTCTCTTGTGACCCATATCTGACTGATGGGGTTGGAATACATATgcataagcaatttttttttatattattcttCCTGAGAAGTTACAAAATGCTaacaaaaatacattataaagGATCAAACAAATAACTTGATCGGTTCGCTCCAGCTCTGGATCAgatgaaataaatatcaatgTTCTCTTAATTTGATATAGCCTAAATTAAAAGTTGGACTGATGTTAATAGCTATTTTGTTTAAGAAggttatttgatatatttcagTGCAGGGAGCAAAGTTTGTGGTGAGCCGTGTATTGTCAAGAAAACTGGAAGAGTTATCGATCCTGACACGTGCTTTGTCAGAAGTCTTCGACAGGCGCGGATCCAATTTTTTTCCCTCAAGATCCGGGTCtacactccccccccccttccctccTCAAACCGGAAAAATAATCTTTCCCTAGATTtacaaatgagagagagagagagagagagagagagagagagagagagagagagagagagagagagagagagagagagagagagagcgagcttttttttaattgtaaatttatataGAGACCTAAATGAATCAACTAACTAAATGGGCCCACGTTTCTAAAGTGGTCTATTCGGTCTAATAGATATATAGGGCAGAAAAGGGGTGACCACAATCCTCATACAGAATAAGGCATGTAGTTAATCCACAACGAATCGATCATGAATAGgatgttttaattttcatggtTTACATTATCTTTCATGTGCATCGTTAGACCTCTTACCTCCCTTTGGACACAAACACTTTCAACGAAGAACTATATGTAGTTTGTATACTTACGTCTTTTAAATCATACACAATCAAGCCACTGGGTTCTGGTGAATaagaattcaaattttagataaatataTCAGAGATGAATACTTTAAAAAGATATGATGCTCATAAATTTCATAAAGATTATGTCACCTATTCCAAATTCTCAACCAAGaaggaattttatttttgatttattgataattatgaCACAATGaataacattttctaaaatatcattactgtatatcattaaaaaatatcacaaaaagaTGGGGGAAAACAAGTTCAGTTACATGAGGCCactaataaatattttgctttaaaacaacaacttcttgttgatattttaaacatagcCATCATCAGCCCAGTGACAGATATACTCTTCCCGGCATCAAAAGAATTTCGGACATGTTCGGATTGTAAAAGGTTTTACAATAGCAGGCTATGTTAGGGTTTGCAAAAGGAAAAACTTGTTAACGACAGCGAAAAACTGTTTGATGTTTTATTGCTTAACAACAAAATCTGATgttaaattaaaatcttttacaCCTGGTTAAAACTCATAAATAAAGCAATGTgctaaaggtaaaaaaaaaagtgaaaaaaaaccccaaaacaatttggtcttaaaaatgtttaattagcGTCGGTCGCATTCGTCCGTTAGCACTCGTCTAAGTGAAGATTGAAATCTTAGCTGTGCATTGTTTTCGATTGTTAGGATATGAGGCGCCCTGTTCTTTTTAAATGTGCACTAAGATCTAACAACTTTAAGGGATCGTGGTTTGCCTTTAAGAGAGAAGACCCTGACTGTGGTTTCAATACCTAATTCTGCCTTAGCTTCTATATTACATGCACTCGATTTTCCTTTACCGGTGATTCTTACATTTGTGCGTGAAATTGACTGTTTTAATAAGATATTGGCAGAAAAAGAGTTTTAAGTGTTTTCACACATACAAAAGGGTAATTTGTTTACACTGAGTTTAATACGTTTTATGAATTTGTATTTCTACTTGGAGTTGAATTTAAAGGCTGATACGGTTGATTGTTGAACGTAGACATTTAATAGCAGCTGAAATGACGTTGATGACAAAGGAATTATAATTCTGTTCAGACTACCCAAACCTTGGTCATGTAAGCTATCGACACAATCGAATCATCGGCATCGCTTGACACTCGTTCATTGAGAGTCCCCCACAAAATCTGCTCCCTTTGTTCTTGTTCAAAACTGGCGCGTTTCCGGTGAATGTCCGGTGCACCGGCGGGATTTAGGATGCCCAGCTATAACTCCTCAGAGGTTAGTATTTTTCAAGTATTCTTATATTATCATATCTAACCTCCTTCAATGGTTATGGGTTATCCCATCCATTTTATGTCCTGCAAATAGCAAAGATATCCATTCCCCTCTCTGATAGAAGAAAATCGAGAAAGAATTGAAAGTGTGTCCAACCTTTTGGAAAGTGGGGGTCCGTGTTAATTTGCAGAAGACGGAATATGGTACATCACTCAATTCTCGGTTTTCTTTCTTCTCTGATTTTAAATAATCCCAATTCAAAAAACCATTCCTTTTCTTATCAGAGAAAGCTTTCATGTTACCGTTTAGGATTCCAATCACTCTGTAGACTATTTAAAGTCAACTTGGTCAAGGAGATCTAACAAAAGAGCATTCTAACATTCTTTGGAACTCTTTTCTTCCTGGGAATTAACAGAATTCCAAAATGAAGGAAAACGGCTTGGAAGATAGCATGGTAGGAACTGTATAGTTTTCTCTTAAACAGGAAAGATTTTGGGGGGTTAGAAATCCTTCGAATAGTTAAATCAATTGGAAGGAATATTATTTGCCTGTTGTTAATTTGACCGTTTGTAcctctgttttaaaaaaaatctgtatctAAAGGGTGTAGTTAGAGAAAGATTGCTAATACATGTAGCTGGAGGTATAATATTGTTAGCGTTACGTTAGAACCATtataacaagaccttggactttcagttgGACGTAGCtgtctatttcttgcgtcaagacaagttaaaatgacgcggtttcaagcgaaatatgcactgATTTCGTAGTCTTgcctcaaaagccagacaaatcttgtcgatttcaaagagccaaggctgagtggctagcaatgaaatagacaggcctacgtcacattgctgtttgacacaactacccaaagtccaagctcttgttaaaatggttctattatgGTATGCAATGCTATGACGTAAACTTTGCTGTTCcgttgaattttgttttaagcaTGCAGGTATAGGTTTTGAAATCCTTGGATTTCGAAACAAGTTTTACTGAGAAAACACGTGTTTGTCTACATAACGTAAACACTGCATCAGTTTAAAGCATGTTGTGTATCTCTATAAGCAGTAAACAGGCATGCATATTTCTTAAACACATTCGTTGAATAAGAAACCAACAGTAGCTTATTTAGACCAAGACTCCTTGAGCAGACCTGGCATTGAATCAAACAGGGGATGAATTTGGTAAGTAGTTAGCAAAACATATCTTTTAATCCTTTGTGTTATAGACAAAAGTCAGTTCTGCTATTGGCCAGTATATTGGATTTAAACTGTTCATTAATGCGATATAAGTAGGTGTTAAGTGGCTTATCCGAATAGCATTATAGGTCTACCATTCACTTACCTAGCATCGAGTTTTTAATGAACTCTCTTACAGTGAATGACATGGACAGTAACATATACAGTGACCCAGCACCGTGTCTCGTTTGACAGCAATCAGCTGTTTCTCGTCCCACCCTTTTCACCTTTCATACCCCCATTCTGATTTTTGTTGTGTCTGTTAACGTCATATTTATGAAATCGGTAAACAGTAAAGATCAATGGTTTAAAAGGGAAAGGTCAAGCTTTGTTGACCCGttcgccccccccccttacTTATTTTCGATAGAAAATTTTGACAGCAGCATTTATAAATCTAAAGGCATCGTTGTTCTGTTGAAATTTGATTTGGTATTTGATTTATTCTTCGTGTACTCTTGGTCAAATTTTCTTGACATGAGTTTGCAGCTCGATATATGTTTCATCTAACTATTGAGTCTGTGCCCCCTATCAGAATGATCAGTAAGATTTTTTCTAGCCCCCGCCCCTTATGTTGGAACTGTGGTTACAAATTCACCTCTATCTGAATAAACAGGTTTAAAATACAATGCAGATTACGCACCCCTATCCCGTCGAATGATGATCAGGAAAGTCCATTGTTTCtttatgaattaatatttgatgatttttggtGCCGTTTCTATAACTCGGATCGGTTGACAGTTCTTATTCCAGTCTTCAAACTCACAGAACATGTGTCTTAATGTACTATCTGTAAAACTGATATAATGCCGagattatgaaagaaaaattaaggTGGTCATTCAAATGTAATTCAATTAAGTTGAAAGTCGATCACTCTTATCAATTATTCATCTGATCAGCGTTATTTCTGGTCGCCATGTGCAATATAAcgtactgaaaaaaaatcaagataagAATCGATACTTGTGCTTGCAATATTAAATGTAATTGCATTTTACGGAGCAATTACAGCAAACGTGTGCATTGCATAAGGGCTGTCTGTATTAACATACGATACATAGATATTAAACGATGTCTAGGAAGAAATGAACTGCCAAACTCTTATTAAACAGTGACATAATAGTATGAGACAGGACTTTTATTCTTGTATAATTCCAATCATTGAAAGACGTAAACAGAGCATACCCCCAGTGTTTTCTCGTATAATCTTCTTATTAAACTATTTTATCGAATTTGAGGACAAGGTCTTCGATTTGAAAAACACATCAACGCATTACAATTTTTCGTTGCATATCCGATGGAATTTAAAGACTTCCTGCATGTCAAAACTGATATCACCCCCTGCAATTATAGTTTGTTCACTTGATTTTTGCATCAGTTGGTACGACATGGAAATCTGAATGCTACTTATTAAGTAATTGTATTACGAAACGATTTgcgaaattttcaaaaaatacacTTTAGAGTTTTGGATGAtcacaaatttctttaatcGACTATTTTGTTTGATGACAATAAAATACCTCTTAAATAGTCCCAAAGCTGAAAAAAGTAAATCTCTATAAATGAATCATCCATTGTCGTTTtgagcaattttttaaaattgggaCCTTTCAAACATCATTAATCATGTTCtacaaaagataaaaatcagAATTACTCATAAgatataaaagtttatttttcaaataattttttatgagCTCGACGTCTCGCTCTTTAAAGAATTGACGGACCCACAAAAGGCATCGAATACTCACAATACACGTCTAAACTTTCACACGGAGTCCTTGTCTAAAACTACAATAAAATTTGGCAAAGATCGATACCTGAATAGTGAGACATTGAACGGAGCAACaggattttttgtttattattattctgCATACAGGTGCATGCAAACACGTATAAAGTGAAAATTAAAGAACAGCGCGCTTTCACCAATTTCCATtgagttttatttatataaattagcAAGCTATACGGCGTGCGTGCGATGTATTTGAAGTTAGGACCACACACTGTATGTAAAAGAAACCAAAATATTAGCAACATAACGTGAACATTAGTtaggaattttaaaatttttgttaaaagttgaaTAGCATTTCAATCAGCTGCATTGAAGTGAGTGTCCTAGACTATACAGATCATATCGTAACGGTTATAGGAAAAGGACCTTGGCTAGCTTTCTGTTATAGAAAGACAAACTCTTTATTTACATGAAATCTACATAGCTTACGTCTTAATTGAAGTCCGTATTCTTGAGTGTAGTCAGGGAGAAAATCGGTTTCAATAAAAACCCGCTGCCGACCAAGATATGTAGATTTAATTGTTCTTTTCCGACTCCCGGTACCCGACAAAAGAAGTGAATCACTCAGCTCCGAATATCTGTCTTATCTCTAATTTGTTTTATTCGGTTTTGATCCATTATCGGTCCGAGTTTTGAAATAATACTTAATCGTTAGTTACGTTGCTTTGACCCTTGGTCACTTGGACAACCCGTTATATAGATACAAAGGACGGCAGCTTAGCCCGATTTCTCACCAAACTTCTAAGATCCCCTGGATGTACACAGTGACTCTATTATTATTTCCATATCTAATCCATTTAAACATCCAAATACATTAATCGGAGAGACCGTTTTAAATACACAGACAATAATACCGCTCAGAGGGTTACATATGCTAATCGCTGGCTCATGCAAGCTTACACAGAATCTTCTAATTCAGAAGTCAGTCTTTGGTCACTTGTGTTTGGGTATTAAGGGAGAGAGGCAGTGGTGTTTAACTCTTAGGATTGCGGATACATGCATctatatttgtaaacaatgggTCGAAGCAGCAAAGAATCGCGATCGGGAAGTCTAAGTTCCGATAAAACTGAGGTATGTTCAGCGTAAAAACACAAGCTTCTTGTTTTTAGAATCTTGTTGTGGTACCTTTGCAGACCTAAGCTTGATGTTTAAGTCATGGTtactaaaatatttgtatcattccttgtacatgataaaaatattaaataaaagttttcgcTAAGTGTTCGCTTTGTTTTACGAGAATCAATGAATGACAAGCAAAAAGGTCATAAGTTCTGctagaaatatttatacatcaaagaGATTGATTTTTCCGATTCTACGAAAATTACTTTCTATATATTCCCAACCTTATTTGGTCCGTAAACCTTTATACATATGTTTGTTGAATTAAAAGCAATATTCTGTCTGATACGTTTGATTAGAAAAGTTTTAGTTTAAGATTGTTTGATACAAATAAACTAAAATTGAATAAACATGTGAACTTAAGTCAGCTTGTGAGCTTTAATTTTTCGACGAATTAAATATATAggaatacaaaaataaaaggaGTACAAGAGCGCTGCAGAGACATGTCGTAGTTAGGGCTAAGTTGGTATCAGTTCTCTTCATTCTATTGTCTTTTGATGTTTTAGAATCCTGCTAGATTTACCATTTACCGAGCTTAGTGTTTGGTCTAGGTCAATTACAAATGGATTATTGGACAATAGATAATGAA
This is a stretch of genomic DNA from Crassostrea angulata isolate pt1a10 chromosome 4, ASM2561291v2, whole genome shotgun sequence. It encodes these proteins:
- the LOC128181198 gene encoding homeobox protein Nkx-3.2-like; this translates as MQGHHNTPFTIENILNGRVFKKSENGKIKSEETYPDDEVRPGTGPGGPETDEVDVEGSDSESEVSCTPGSLTLSDIDTDRVPRETESGHDEQLMNCDKKEQDSSLVKQVIPCKPRKKRSRAAFSHAQVFELERRFRHQRYLSGPERADLANALKLTETQIKIWFQNRRYKTKRRQIQEQSCLNAAKKADVTLLIKDGKRVHASPDAQQRSLMFPSLPLGGPLDYRYFYFVQ